A genomic window from Candidatus Kouleothrix ribensis includes:
- a CDS encoding SUMF1/EgtB/PvdO family nonheme iron enzyme, with protein MLSLDWVEIPEGTCIVGLSDTERAAIRARLQAEAGLNQLAPADRRLLDGLVEKYRRTVWEADYFASQQLTRAEQRLKAALTPPWDMYFAMETELERIPAQHVRWVPTFYITRFPITHAQADQFFASEHARWRELSRFRIGHRDDLPEMPEQIYWPLADAMAHWCGGRLPTVVEWEKAARGSDGRWYPWGNTWDATRGNFGPEHRPAYSRQHALGRTVVDAYPTGSSPYGLMDMLGNLSEWTMTRSYGGAKSTRETACAKGVTAKGLGQPEWFWSIVARQKPGTRYSGFRPVLSRWQRQIWLGGEIPDIEEDQ; from the coding sequence ATGCTATCGCTTGATTGGGTCGAAATTCCTGAGGGTACGTGTATCGTCGGCCTCTCGGACACTGAACGTGCTGCTATTCGCGCTCGCCTTCAGGCCGAGGCGGGCCTGAACCAGCTTGCGCCGGCCGATCGCCGGCTTCTCGACGGCCTGGTGGAAAAATATCGCCGTACCGTGTGGGAGGCGGACTATTTTGCGAGTCAGCAGCTCACGCGGGCGGAGCAGCGCCTGAAAGCGGCGCTCACCCCACCATGGGATATGTATTTTGCAATGGAGACTGAACTTGAGCGTATTCCCGCACAGCATGTACGCTGGGTGCCGACATTCTACATCACGCGGTTTCCGATTACCCACGCTCAGGCCGACCAGTTCTTTGCGAGCGAACATGCCCGTTGGCGTGAATTGTCACGCTTCCGCATCGGGCATCGCGATGATTTGCCAGAGATGCCGGAGCAAATCTACTGGCCGCTTGCCGATGCCATGGCGCATTGGTGTGGTGGCCGCTTGCCCACCGTGGTTGAGTGGGAGAAAGCGGCCCGGGGGAGCGATGGGCGTTGGTACCCGTGGGGGAACACCTGGGATGCGACAAGGGGCAATTTTGGGCCAGAGCACCGGCCCGCCTATTCGCGGCAGCACGCGCTCGGGCGCACGGTTGTCGATGCCTATCCGACGGGCAGTAGTCCGTATGGGCTGATGGATATGCTAGGCAATCTCTCGGAATGGACCATGACCCGCTCCTATGGCGGTGCGAAGAGCACGCGTGAAACCGCATGTGCGAAAGGTGTGACAGCGAAGGGACTGGGGCAGCCGGAATGGTTCTGGAGCATTGTCGCCCGGCAAAAGCCCGGCACGCGCTACAGTGGGTTTCGCCCTGTGCTAAGCCGTTGGCAGCGACAGATCTGGCTTGGTGGGGAGATTCCGGATATTGAGGAAGACCAGTAA
- a CDS encoding antitoxin family protein yields MSQTITAVYENGVLRPLTPLALPEHAQVELDVRPLIALTDAAAQREQVRRALADAGVLAAPPPLPEHLQPFSAQERAALAQALADAGVSPLSLAILDEREGH; encoded by the coding sequence ATGAGTCAAACCATCACGGCAGTGTATGAGAACGGCGTTCTGAGGCCACTGACACCGCTCGCGCTGCCTGAACATGCCCAGGTTGAACTCGATGTCCGACCATTGATCGCCCTGACTGATGCTGCAGCACAGCGTGAGCAGGTACGACGGGCGCTCGCCGACGCAGGTGTGTTGGCGGCTCCCCCGCCACTGCCCGAGCACCTCCAGCCATTCAGTGCGCAGGAGCGGGCCGCGCTGGCGCAGGCGCTTGCCGATGCGGGGGTCTCACCGCTCTCGCTGGCCATTCTGGATGAGCGCGAGGGCCACTGA
- a CDS encoding type II toxin-antitoxin system VapC family toxin, protein MADFYADSSVLVKRHVREAGADWFAAVADPMTGNTILTAQVSQVEVISALQRRVREGVLDAGDAARLSSDFQALCVAEYRLIALTAAVTARACLLVTRHPLRAYDAVQLAAALIAQEALAAAGVTGMTFLSSDQRLFTAAVAEGLLAADPSTVP, encoded by the coding sequence ATGGCCGATTTCTACGCCGATAGCAGTGTGTTGGTCAAGCGCCATGTGCGCGAAGCTGGCGCCGACTGGTTTGCGGCAGTCGCCGATCCGATGACCGGCAATACAATTCTGACGGCTCAAGTCAGCCAGGTGGAGGTAATCAGCGCGCTCCAGCGGCGTGTCCGCGAGGGGGTCTTGGACGCGGGAGATGCAGCGCGGCTGAGCAGTGATTTTCAAGCGCTTTGTGTGGCCGAATATCGCTTGATTGCACTCACGGCGGCGGTGACTGCGCGCGCCTGCCTGCTTGTGACCCGCCATCCCCTGCGCGCCTACGATGCCGTACAACTTGCCGCCGCGCTGATCGCGCAGGAGGCGCTCGCCGCAGCTGGTGTTACGGGGATGACGTTTCTCAGCTCCGATCAGCGCTTGTTCACGGCAGCAGTGGCCGAGGGGTTATTGGCTGCAGATCCCAGCACGGTTCCGTAG
- a CDS encoding type II toxin-antitoxin system VapC family toxin has product MSQLVVDSSVVIKWFVVEPYTTEARRILADYQAGALTLLAPDLVYAEIGNILWKKHVLQGMAAADAQLVLDTFRTLPLIVTPTAVLLERAYRLAVLHRRTVYDMLYVALSAQAACPFVSADEKLVNAIQAALPSTIWLGKWPLS; this is encoded by the coding sequence ATGAGTCAATTGGTTGTCGACAGTAGCGTAGTGATCAAGTGGTTTGTGGTCGAACCCTATACGACCGAAGCGCGGCGTATCCTGGCTGATTACCAGGCTGGGGCGCTGACCTTACTCGCGCCGGATTTGGTATACGCCGAAATCGGGAATATCCTTTGGAAGAAGCATGTCCTCCAGGGCATGGCCGCTGCCGATGCACAGCTGGTGCTGGATACGTTCCGTACGCTGCCTTTGATTGTCACGCCAACGGCTGTGTTGCTCGAGCGCGCGTATCGTCTTGCGGTGCTGCATCGTCGCACGGTCTACGATATGCTGTATGTGGCCCTGAGCGCGCAAGCCGCGTGCCCGTTTGTGAGCGCAGATGAGAAATTAGTGAACGCGATTCAGGCTGCGCTGCCGTCCACTATCTGGCTGGGCAAGTGGCCATTATCTTGA
- a CDS encoding glycoside hydrolase family 42: MSTTRRLALSMCALSMIVAWLTTACGAARAPGQPLPPITAADGRLYAGGRAFEVRGVNYIHPSDADLATCSALQFGADANCPWAIEPIAADLDRLRGRGVNTIRVFLNYYVFGGARAADPNYSMDPALAHLDTLIAEAGKRDIYVLPVLLAKYPQDRFRPADYATALDLHVRPVVQHLAGRPGLLAWDLFNEIDLGGPVDPHCWDWDNADFPLCFPLANQRLHFMQAIHAEVKRLDPARLTTASLGFGKNYFRPERADLRLADLVDMFAFHYYDDDPYDSGRYAAHWYYGQGFPADLRRAIDELNALGLAKPIIVTELGFPSGRGATRDEAALLRDLRAGLQAVRDAHAGGVMLWPFQTDYRLVPGDLFS, encoded by the coding sequence ATGAGCACGACCCGCCGCCTGGCCCTGAGCATGTGTGCCCTGTCTATGATTGTGGCATGGCTTACCACCGCCTGCGGTGCCGCGCGCGCGCCCGGCCAGCCGCTGCCGCCGATCACCGCCGCAGACGGGCGGCTCTACGCCGGTGGGCGTGCCTTCGAGGTGCGCGGCGTCAACTATATTCACCCCAGCGATGCCGACCTGGCCACCTGCTCGGCGCTACAGTTCGGCGCCGATGCCAACTGCCCCTGGGCGATCGAGCCGATCGCCGCCGACCTTGACCGCCTGCGCGGCCGGGGCGTGAACACCATCCGCGTGTTCCTGAACTACTATGTGTTCGGCGGCGCGCGTGCGGCCGACCCAAACTACAGTATGGATCCGGCGCTGGCGCACCTCGATACGCTGATCGCCGAGGCCGGCAAGCGCGACATCTATGTGCTGCCGGTGCTGCTGGCCAAATACCCGCAGGATCGCTTCCGGCCCGCCGACTACGCGACCGCGCTCGATCTGCATGTGCGGCCAGTCGTGCAGCACCTGGCCGGCCGGCCGGGCCTGCTGGCCTGGGATCTGTTCAACGAGATCGACCTGGGCGGGCCAGTCGATCCGCACTGCTGGGATTGGGACAACGCCGATTTCCCGCTGTGTTTCCCATTGGCGAACCAGCGTCTGCACTTCATGCAGGCCATCCACGCCGAGGTCAAACGGCTCGACCCGGCCCGGCTGACGACCGCCAGCCTGGGATTCGGCAAGAACTACTTCCGCCCCGAGCGTGCCGACCTGCGCCTGGCCGATCTGGTCGACATGTTCGCGTTCCACTACTACGACGACGACCCCTACGACAGCGGGCGCTACGCCGCGCATTGGTACTATGGCCAGGGCTTCCCAGCCGACCTGCGCCGCGCGATCGATGAGCTGAACGCGCTCGGCCTGGCCAAGCCGATTATCGTGACCGAGCTGGGCTTCCCCAGCGGCCGCGGCGCCACGCGCGACGAGGCGGCGCTGCTGCGCGACTTACGGGCCGGCCTGCAGGCCGTGCGTGATGCCCATGCCGGCGGCGTGATGCTCTGGCCGTTTCAGACCGACTACCGCCTGGTGCCGGGCGATCTGTTCAGCTGA
- a CDS encoding CHAT domain-containing protein — protein sequence MPQEYVLFDLQFFEQSAGHYNVSVTCPLVPGDTTGLFSSPASDTEYQQRFERLQALDTDEDLLIALGRQLFSALFQGRVRDAYITARGKLTAGQGLRLRFNIDPRQLPEVAGLPWEFLCDEDDQPLVLLDTPIVRYLPRFAAPPTIATPRPLKILLTAAVTEPAFDVTRELDAMRATLAELAGEGTIELAIEEHLTGDILEQRLREGFHMWHFIGHGKLNRDGSSGLLVFEDASGEAEDVSARELGIILRDSALQLIILDACNSGRLTTRPYRSLAPALMLADIGAVIAMQFKAPQEATRPFARAFYQALIAGEAIDSCVTRGRRAVMLKSRLRNPDWGIPTVYTRAPDARLFAPPDAPTPPPPVAQPARSLPGGGISVSIGDGNTLNNSPITIGATPPGSREAADDQRYDQQLGELLTLLASTRSARAILLKKQATQQSSVGDLTALADAEAAYDRLQRQLVDLRKARLSDLERRAAQPGGPRDQQIADLRAAIVDESLEITRRELFKLEGQLRIQTNARDSARVQAQIKATQDEIADLVRQRNAA from the coding sequence ATGCCCCAGGAGTATGTGCTATTCGACCTGCAGTTCTTTGAGCAGAGCGCCGGGCACTATAACGTGTCGGTGACATGCCCGCTGGTGCCGGGCGACACCACGGGCCTATTCAGCTCGCCCGCCAGCGACACCGAGTACCAGCAGCGCTTCGAACGGCTGCAGGCGCTCGATACCGATGAAGATCTGCTGATCGCGCTCGGGCGCCAGCTGTTCAGCGCGCTATTCCAGGGCCGCGTGCGCGACGCCTACATCACCGCGCGCGGCAAGCTTACCGCCGGCCAGGGCCTGCGCCTGCGCTTCAACATCGACCCCAGGCAGCTGCCCGAGGTGGCCGGCCTGCCCTGGGAGTTTTTGTGCGACGAGGACGATCAGCCGCTGGTGTTGCTCGACACGCCGATCGTGCGCTACCTGCCGCGCTTTGCCGCACCACCAACGATCGCCACGCCGCGGCCGCTCAAGATCCTGCTGACTGCCGCCGTCACCGAGCCGGCATTCGACGTGACGCGCGAGCTTGATGCGATGCGCGCAACATTGGCCGAGCTTGCCGGTGAGGGCACGATTGAGCTGGCGATCGAAGAACACCTTACCGGCGACATTCTCGAGCAGCGGCTGCGCGAGGGGTTCCACATGTGGCACTTCATCGGCCATGGCAAGCTGAACCGCGATGGTAGCAGCGGCCTGCTGGTGTTCGAGGATGCCAGCGGCGAGGCCGAGGATGTCAGTGCGCGTGAGCTGGGCATCATACTGCGCGACAGCGCGCTACAGCTGATTATTCTGGATGCCTGCAACAGCGGCCGGCTGACCACCCGGCCATACCGCAGCCTGGCGCCGGCGCTCATGCTGGCCGACATCGGCGCAGTGATTGCGATGCAGTTTAAGGCGCCGCAAGAGGCGACCCGGCCGTTCGCGCGTGCGTTCTACCAGGCGCTGATCGCCGGCGAGGCGATCGATAGTTGTGTGACGCGCGGGCGGCGCGCGGTGATGCTCAAATCGCGCCTGCGCAACCCCGACTGGGGCATCCCCACGGTGTACACGCGCGCGCCCGATGCGCGCCTGTTCGCGCCGCCTGATGCGCCCACGCCGCCACCACCTGTGGCGCAGCCCGCACGCAGCCTGCCCGGCGGCGGCATCAGCGTATCGATCGGCGACGGCAACACGCTCAACAACTCGCCGATCACGATCGGCGCCACGCCGCCGGGCAGCCGCGAGGCGGCCGACGATCAGCGCTACGACCAGCAGCTGGGCGAGCTGCTGACGCTACTGGCCAGCACCAGGAGCGCGCGGGCGATTCTGCTGAAAAAGCAGGCTACACAGCAGTCTAGCGTCGGCGATCTGACTGCGCTGGCTGATGCCGAGGCCGCGTACGATCGGTTGCAACGGCAGCTGGTAGACCTACGCAAAGCCCGGCTGAGCGATCTCGAGCGGCGGGCCGCGCAGCCGGGTGGGCCGCGCGACCAGCAGATCGCCGACTTGCGCGCGGCGATTGTCGACGAGTCGCTCGAGATCACGCGGCGCGAGCTGTTCAAGCTCGAAGGCCAGCTGCGCATCCAGACGAACGCCCGCGACTCCGCGCGCGTGCAAGCGCAGATCAAAGCGACCCAAGACGAGATCGCCGACCTCGTGCGCCAGCGCAACGCAGCCTAG
- a CDS encoding LCP family protein: MSIPDRPRGPSDDRPGPRSVRPAPNNAYTDETIAMPRRPAAPQLPRPRRAAPRRWGRLIVRGLLVLLVLALAGVLLLYVQIRSAAGTIVVADVRPNAPVSSPLAGGMNLLIVGVDERPDHPEEGVRSDTLIVVHLDPNGRWASMLSIPRDSRANVRGLGEAKINAAYGQGYAAAEELYGPGTTPHAGGMALAAQTVEGLLQLPQRGQHIDAIAQINFDGFAKLIDALGGVTIDVPKPIVDDEYPTPDFGTMRVEFQPGLQAMDGERALIYARTRHADSDFGRAERQQQVLRAIVEKMRARGGLGQLLFAPTLLSSLKGAVETTLPIARLDVLAGLGWIGSGIQPSEIGQLRLDPASAPNYREEGSDLIWDPNDVRAVVDAFLTRPSEAAEAATVQVLNGTATAGLAGRVSLELERAGFMIVPAGNAPVTGVAKTLVYDVAGKPRTSQRLAQLLGAELRQGAPDGIVPSADIVVVLGDAAAQ, from the coding sequence ATGAGCATTCCCGACCGGCCGCGCGGGCCGAGCGACGATCGGCCTGGCCCACGCAGTGTTCGCCCGGCCCCGAACAATGCCTATACCGATGAGACGATCGCCATGCCCCGGCGCCCGGCCGCACCGCAGCTGCCGCGCCCGCGCCGCGCCGCGCCGCGCCGCTGGGGCAGGCTGATCGTGCGCGGGCTGCTGGTGCTGCTGGTGCTGGCGCTGGCCGGCGTATTGCTGCTCTACGTGCAGATCCGCTCGGCCGCCGGCACGATCGTGGTGGCCGACGTGCGCCCGAACGCGCCGGTGTCGTCGCCGCTGGCTGGCGGCATGAACCTGCTGATCGTCGGCGTCGACGAGCGGCCCGACCACCCCGAGGAGGGCGTGCGCAGCGACACGCTGATCGTGGTGCATCTCGACCCGAACGGCCGCTGGGCGAGTATGCTCTCGATCCCGCGCGATAGCCGCGCGAATGTGCGCGGCCTGGGCGAAGCCAAGATTAACGCGGCGTATGGCCAGGGCTACGCCGCCGCCGAAGAGCTATACGGCCCCGGCACAACGCCGCACGCAGGCGGCATGGCCCTGGCGGCGCAGACGGTTGAGGGCTTACTTCAGCTGCCGCAGCGCGGCCAGCATATCGACGCGATTGCGCAGATCAACTTCGACGGCTTTGCAAAGCTGATCGACGCACTCGGCGGCGTGACGATCGACGTGCCGAAGCCGATCGTCGACGACGAGTACCCGACGCCCGACTTCGGCACCATGCGGGTCGAGTTTCAGCCGGGCCTGCAAGCGATGGACGGCGAACGCGCGCTGATCTACGCGCGCACGCGCCACGCCGACAGCGACTTCGGCCGCGCCGAGCGGCAGCAGCAGGTGTTGCGTGCGATCGTCGAGAAGATGCGTGCGCGCGGCGGGCTGGGCCAGCTGCTATTCGCGCCAACCCTGCTCAGCAGCCTCAAGGGCGCGGTCGAAACCACTCTGCCGATCGCACGGCTCGATGTGCTGGCCGGGCTGGGCTGGATCGGCAGCGGCATTCAGCCGAGCGAGATCGGCCAGCTGCGGCTCGACCCGGCCTCGGCGCCGAACTATCGCGAGGAAGGCTCGGATCTGATCTGGGATCCCAACGATGTGCGGGCGGTAGTCGATGCGTTTTTGACGCGCCCGAGCGAGGCAGCCGAGGCCGCGACCGTGCAGGTGCTCAATGGCACGGCTACGGCCGGGCTGGCCGGGCGCGTGTCGCTCGAGCTCGAGCGGGCCGGCTTCATGATCGTGCCGGCCGGCAATGCCCCGGTTACAGGCGTGGCCAAGACGCTGGTGTACGACGTGGCCGGTAAGCCGCGCACGAGCCAGCGGCTGGCGCAGCTGCTGGGCGCCGAGCTGCGCCAGGGCGCGCCCGATGGGATTGTACCCTCGGCCGATATTGTGGTGGTGCTGGGTGATGCCGCGGCGCAGTAG
- a CDS encoding metallophosphoesterase, protein MLSTPDRIDAALDLVPGAETEFTSIEDHSALAGLLPLPTRRPKRNPLDPAHLVYAPAWFRLAALAAGVGALGLRRLGWPAVAGMGAIGAAGMFYATRFEPASPTLEHVTLWFPELPAGLDRLRIGQITDPHLGLRYTEQNLAWAVEQLRREQPELIAVTGDLAGLKAGVPQIVPLLSPLRAPLGVYAVPGNHDYWEGLSDVQAALGLAGIPLLMNRNLRLRWNGADFWLAGIDDIFDGDPNFAAACAGIPSQAFKLLLAHSPDIAVDAAGHGFALQLSGHSHGGHLRLPQLGAFTHPRYGARYVMGHYRVGSMQLYVSRGLGGAPLRLLCRPEVTIITLRRGLAR, encoded by the coding sequence ATGCTGAGCACACCGGATCGGATCGACGCAGCGCTCGATCTGGTGCCTGGCGCCGAAACAGAGTTTACCTCGATCGAAGATCATAGCGCGCTGGCCGGCTTGCTGCCGCTGCCGACGCGCCGCCCCAAGCGCAACCCGCTCGACCCGGCGCACCTGGTGTATGCCCCGGCCTGGTTTCGCCTTGCCGCGCTGGCTGCCGGGGTGGGTGCGCTTGGGCTGCGCCGGCTGGGCTGGCCGGCCGTCGCCGGGATGGGCGCGATCGGCGCCGCCGGCATGTTCTACGCAACCCGCTTCGAGCCGGCCAGCCCGACGCTCGAGCATGTGACGCTGTGGTTCCCCGAGCTGCCGGCGGGGCTCGATCGGCTGCGGATCGGCCAGATTACCGATCCGCATCTCGGGCTGCGCTACACCGAGCAGAACCTGGCCTGGGCGGTTGAGCAGCTGCGGCGCGAGCAGCCCGAATTGATCGCCGTGACTGGCGACCTGGCTGGACTGAAGGCCGGCGTGCCGCAGATTGTGCCGCTGCTCAGCCCGCTGCGCGCCCCGCTAGGCGTGTACGCCGTGCCCGGCAACCATGATTACTGGGAAGGCCTGAGCGATGTGCAGGCGGCGCTCGGGCTGGCCGGCATCCCGCTGCTGATGAATCGCAACCTGCGGCTGCGCTGGAATGGCGCAGACTTCTGGCTGGCCGGCATCGACGATATCTTCGACGGCGACCCCAACTTCGCCGCAGCCTGCGCGGGCATCCCCAGCCAGGCATTCAAGCTGCTACTGGCGCACTCGCCCGACATCGCAGTCGATGCGGCCGGGCACGGGTTTGCGCTCCAGCTCTCGGGCCACTCCCACGGCGGGCACCTGCGCCTGCCGCAGCTGGGTGCATTCACGCACCCGCGCTATGGCGCGCGCTACGTCATGGGCCACTACCGTGTCGGCAGCATGCAGCTGTACGTCTCGCGCGGGCTGGGCGGCGCACCACTACGGCTGCTATGCCGGCCCGAGGTGACGATCATAACCCTGCGGCGCGGGCTGGCGCGCTGA
- a CDS encoding DUF3054 domain-containing protein, producing the protein MALTEHPRRASATPDLRRTAALAAGDLVAFNIVTAIGLLSHGELTGFDRIAEIVTIATPFAAGWFVVAPFLGAFQGEIATQPKRSLPRVALAWLIALPIGLLLWSIVRQKSVQPAFAIVTFITNLVVLLGWRGAFAWLVGRRQAR; encoded by the coding sequence ATGGCCCTGACCGAGCATCCACGGCGTGCCAGCGCCACGCCCGACCTACGCCGCACCGCCGCGCTTGCCGCCGGCGACCTGGTGGCTTTCAATATTGTCACCGCGATCGGCCTGCTCAGCCATGGCGAGCTGACCGGTTTCGACCGGATCGCCGAGATCGTGACGATCGCGACGCCGTTCGCAGCCGGCTGGTTCGTGGTCGCGCCATTTCTAGGCGCCTTCCAGGGCGAGATCGCCACCCAGCCGAAGCGCTCGCTGCCGCGCGTCGCGCTGGCCTGGCTGATCGCGCTACCGATCGGGCTGCTGCTATGGTCGATCGTGCGCCAGAAGAGCGTGCAGCCGGCCTTCGCGATTGTCACGTTCATCACGAATCTGGTGGTGCTGCTGGGCTGGCGCGGCGCATTCGCCTGGTTGGTCGGCCGCCGGCAGGCGCGCTGA
- a CDS encoding histidine phosphatase family protein, with the protein MPTNLYLIRHGEAYSNIEAVIGGVRGDRGLTARGIAQAQALGRRLAGGEIAADVLYASTLPRARSTAEYVAAALGLPIEWDDELHELRPGEADGMRIEDARAAFDGFRRFLIEPFTPIAPGGESWGMFQARTSAALERLINRHQGQTIVAVAHGGTIEVSFLYMLGLGPQARMRSGFHVRNTAITHWRHTESYGGRHEWQLVVHNDHFHLRDLE; encoded by the coding sequence ATGCCCACCAACCTCTACTTGATCCGCCACGGCGAGGCGTACAGTAATATCGAGGCAGTGATCGGCGGCGTGCGCGGCGACCGCGGCCTGACCGCGCGCGGCATCGCGCAGGCCCAGGCGCTTGGCCGCCGGCTGGCGGGTGGCGAGATCGCCGCCGACGTGCTGTATGCCAGCACGCTGCCGCGCGCCCGCAGCACCGCCGAGTACGTCGCGGCGGCGCTGGGGCTGCCGATCGAATGGGACGACGAGCTGCACGAGCTGCGGCCGGGCGAGGCCGACGGCATGCGCATCGAGGATGCCCGCGCAGCCTTCGACGGCTTCAGGCGCTTTCTGATCGAGCCGTTTACGCCGATCGCGCCCGGCGGCGAGAGCTGGGGCATGTTCCAGGCGCGCACCTCGGCCGCGCTCGAGCGGCTGATCAACCGCCACCAGGGCCAGACGATCGTCGCAGTGGCGCATGGCGGCACGATCGAGGTGTCGTTCCTGTATATGCTCGGGCTTGGCCCGCAGGCGCGCATGCGTTCCGGCTTCCACGTGCGCAACACCGCGATCACTCACTGGCGCCATACCGAATCGTATGGCGGCCGCCACGAGTGGCAGCTGGTGGTGCATAACGACCATTTCCACCTGAGGGATCTGGAGTGA
- a CDS encoding Crp/Fnr family transcriptional regulator: MTQDHTQPAPLAAYTFADDDILRELTAEQRVRLEPRISVASYASGHIFYAPEESHDRLYIVRSGRVRIYKLSPEGRALTLLILEPSSIFGEMAINADWVHDSFAETMTDCTIASIRRDDLRRVLSSNPAMTQRFRTIMGRRLRALEHRLADIAFKSVPQRLATVLINLAQPPATPNDTPVVLRYTHQQLAEMIGSYRETVTKAIGEFREAGLIRVDDDVIYLTDITRLRELMAGRS; this comes from the coding sequence GTGACCCAGGATCACACCCAGCCGGCGCCGCTGGCGGCCTACACCTTTGCCGACGACGACATCCTGCGCGAGCTGACTGCCGAGCAGCGCGTGCGGCTCGAGCCGCGCATCAGCGTGGCTAGCTATGCGTCGGGGCATATCTTCTACGCGCCCGAAGAGAGCCACGACCGGCTGTACATCGTGCGCAGCGGGCGCGTGCGCATCTATAAGCTCTCGCCCGAGGGCCGCGCACTGACCCTGCTGATCCTTGAGCCAAGCTCGATCTTCGGCGAGATGGCGATCAACGCCGACTGGGTACACGACAGCTTTGCCGAGACCATGACCGACTGCACGATCGCCAGCATCCGCCGCGACGATCTGCGCCGAGTCTTGAGCAGCAACCCGGCCATGACCCAGCGCTTCAGAACGATTATGGGCCGGCGGCTGCGCGCGCTCGAGCACCGCCTGGCCGATATCGCGTTCAAGAGCGTGCCGCAGCGGCTGGCGACCGTGCTGATCAACCTGGCGCAGCCGCCGGCCACGCCCAACGACACGCCGGTGGTGCTGCGCTACACGCACCAGCAGCTCGCCGAGATGATCGGCTCGTATCGCGAGACCGTCACCAAGGCGATCGGCGAGTTTCGCGAGGCCGGCCTGATCCGCGTCGACGACGACGTGATCTACCTGACCGATATCACGCGGCTGCGCGAGCTGATGGCCGGCCGCAGCTAG